One Epinephelus moara isolate mb chromosome 20, YSFRI_EMoa_1.0, whole genome shotgun sequence genomic window carries:
- the c20h15orf61 gene encoding uncharacterized protein C15orf61 homolog → MKEVLRKVHSIFLKIVLLPSTLGRTGPRPAASEVLTCHLLQRKLPPWTSYCVRYSSVHNDQFGLSNFNWSVQGSNYQILRTGCFPFIKYHCTKAPPQNLDFEDKFFTMLKALNLGIPCLAYGIGCWMVVGAQETVQTSAGPVNVYFAYKEDEGAQH, encoded by the exons ATGAAGGAGGTTTTAAGGAAGGTGCACAGCATCTTTTTAAAGATCGTCCTGTTACCGAGCACACTTGGCAGGACAGGCCCTCGGCCGGCTGCCTCAGAGGTGCTGACCTGCCACCTGCTGCAGCGGAAACTCCCACCGTGGACCTCATACTGTGTCCGCTACAGCTCCGTTCACAATGACCAGTTTGGACTGTCAAACTTTAACTGGAGTGTCCAGGGATCCAACTATCAGATACTGAGGACAGGCTGCTTCCCCTTTATAAAGTATCACTGTACCAAAGCGCCTCCACAGAACCTGGACTTTGAGGACAAGTTTTTCACCATGTTGAAAGCTCTTAATCTGG GCATCCCATGTTTGGCCTACGGCATTGGTTGCTGGATGGTGGTGGGAGCTCAGGAAACAGTGCAGACAAGTGCTGGACCTGTCAACGTCTATTTCGCCTACAAAGAAGACGAAGGCGCACAGCACTAA